Proteins from one Candidatus Poseidoniia archaeon genomic window:
- a CDS encoding ATP-binding cassette domain-containing protein, translating into MILRTHGLAKHFPIRDFLGRVEGQVRALDGVTLTLPEGKTLGIVGESGCGKTTLARTLLGLETPTAGSVELGPALADGLAGDRLEELRLGDLRRLRRRIGVVFQDPLGALNPRMLVKDLVTEPLVIHGQTRGLRDRARELLELVGLNPDHLYRFPHQFSGGQRQRIVIARALALEPQLLVLDEPTSALDVSVQAQILNLLQQLQRRLGLSFLFISHDLAVVKHMCDRVAVMYLGRVVEEADAAQLFANPRHPYSQALVSATPELDPARRQARIVLEGDVPSPAAPPSGCHFHPRCPIAVDNCAVEYPELREGDGCAVACHLV; encoded by the coding sequence ATGATACTGCGCACGCACGGACTGGCGAAGCATTTTCCCATCCGGGATTTCCTCGGCCGCGTCGAGGGGCAGGTCCGTGCGCTCGACGGCGTTACGCTGACGCTGCCCGAAGGGAAGACGCTCGGTATCGTCGGCGAGAGCGGCTGCGGCAAGACCACGCTGGCGCGGACGCTGCTGGGTCTCGAGACGCCGACCGCCGGTTCGGTCGAACTGGGACCGGCGCTGGCAGATGGTCTGGCAGGGGACCGGCTGGAGGAGCTGCGGCTGGGCGACTTGCGGCGGCTGCGCCGGCGCATCGGCGTCGTGTTCCAGGACCCGCTGGGGGCGCTGAACCCGCGCATGCTGGTCAAGGACCTCGTCACCGAGCCGCTGGTAATCCACGGCCAGACGCGGGGGCTGCGCGACCGCGCGCGCGAGCTACTCGAGTTGGTCGGCCTCAACCCCGACCACCTCTACCGCTTCCCGCACCAGTTCTCGGGCGGGCAGCGGCAGCGCATCGTGATTGCGCGCGCGCTGGCGCTGGAGCCGCAGCTGCTGGTGCTCGACGAGCCGACCAGCGCGCTTGACGTCAGCGTGCAGGCGCAAATCCTCAACCTGCTCCAGCAGTTGCAACGCCGCCTCGGCCTTAGCTTCCTCTTCATCTCGCACGACCTCGCCGTCGTGAAGCACATGTGCGACCGCGTCGCTGTGATGTATCTTGGCCGAGTCGTCGAGGAGGCGGACGCCGCGCAGCTCTTCGCCAACCCGCGCCACCCCTACTCGCAGGCGCTGGTCAGCGCTACCCCCGAGCTGGACCCCGCAAGGCGACAGGCGCGTATCGTGCTCGAGGGCGACGTCCCGTCGCCCGCCGCACCCCCCAGCGGCTGCCACTTCCACCCGCGCTGCCCCATCGCGGTCGATAATTGTGCGGTGGAATACCCCGAGCTGCGCGAGGGCGATGGGTGCGCGGTTGCGTGTCATCTGGTTTAG
- the queC gene encoding 7-cyano-7-deazaguanine synthase QueC — MGKALVVFSGGQDSTTCLYWALARHESVAALTFDYGQRHRVEIDAAREIAALAGVEWELVKLPGLAGSSPLTDASRAVAQYADGEALPDGVEATFVPGRNLLFLSLAANRAAATGCDTIVAGVCETDFGGYPDCRQPFIDAMQAAINAAIEGAAPPIVIETPLMRLTKRETVLLAQEVGALPALALSHTCYNGARPPCGSCHACLLRRRGFEAAGIPDPLEG; from the coding sequence ATGGGCAAGGCACTCGTAGTTTTCAGCGGCGGGCAGGACAGCACCACCTGCCTTTACTGGGCGCTCGCGCGCCACGAATCGGTCGCGGCGCTCACCTTCGACTACGGGCAGCGGCACCGCGTCGAAATCGACGCGGCGCGCGAAATCGCCGCGCTGGCGGGGGTCGAGTGGGAGCTGGTCAAGCTGCCGGGACTGGCGGGCAGCTCGCCGCTCACCGACGCTTCGCGCGCGGTCGCGCAATACGCCGATGGCGAGGCGCTGCCGGATGGCGTCGAGGCAACCTTCGTCCCGGGCCGCAACCTGCTCTTCCTGTCGCTGGCCGCCAACCGCGCTGCCGCCACCGGCTGCGACACCATCGTCGCCGGCGTCTGCGAGACCGACTTCGGCGGCTACCCCGACTGCCGCCAGCCCTTCATCGACGCGATGCAGGCGGCAATCAACGCCGCCATCGAGGGCGCCGCGCCGCCCATCGTCATCGAGACGCCGCTGATGCGGCTCACCAAGCGCGAGACGGTCCTGCTGGCGCAGGAGGTCGGCGCGCTCCCGGCGCTGGCGCTGTCGCACACCTGCTACAACGGCGCGCGGCCGCCCTGCGGAAGCTGCCACGCCTGCCTGCTGCGGCGGCGCGGCTTCGAGGCGGCGGGCATCCCGGACCCGCTCGAGGGGTAG